One stretch of Wolbachia endosymbiont of Armadillidium arcangelii DNA includes these proteins:
- a CDS encoding recombinase family protein, which produces MSINLLTMATVLVRPDLEKLHDKVTEGKIDRFIHLIAYLGNMHIKFEEFEKAGAETVFLNYEINNNPESQLLLQMQGMIAEYERAKIMERSRRGKIYAANKGCVSVMGGAPYGYRYIDKYMGGGQALFEINEEEANIVRKVFLWVGRESWGSVSSAKHYVYYNTNRKKVLG; this is translated from the coding sequence GTGAGTATAAATTTATTGACAATGGCTACAGTGTTAGTCCGTCCTGATCTAGAAAAATTACATGATAAAGTAACAGAAGGTAAAATTGATAGATTCATTCACCTGATCGCTTATCTAGGAAATATGCATATCAAATTTGAAGAATTTGAGAAAGCAGGAGCAGAAACGGTTTTCTTAAATTATGAGATTAACAATAATCCAGAATCTCAGTTACTGTTACAAATGCAAGGTATGATAGCAGAATATGAACGAGCGAAAATTATGGAACGAAGTCGTCGCGGAAAGATTTACGCAGCTAATAAAGGTTGTGTAAGCGTAATGGGAGGAGCTCCTTATGGTTATCGTTATATAGATAAATATATGGGAGGAGGACAAGCTTTATTTGAAATAAACGAAGAAGAAGCTAATATTGTTAGGAAAGTATTTTTGTGGGTAGGAAGAGAAAGTTGGGGAAGTGTGTCGTCGGCTAAACACTATGTCTATTATAACACGAACAGGAAAAAAGTGCTGGGATAG
- the ruvB gene encoding Holliday junction branch migration DNA helicase RuvB gives MKSISCSKEYSEDVRNLNIRPEQLDDFVGQKDLIQNLKVFINAAQTRAEALDHVLLYGPPGLGKTTLAQIVSKELRVSFRATSGPLLSKAGDLAAVLTTLNAKDVLFIDEIHRLNRSIEEVLYTAMEDFCLDILVGEGPSTRTLRIDLPPFTLIGATTRLGLLSAPLRDRFGIPLHLEFYSFEELVDIIKRGARVLSAEIEEDATREIACRARGTPRIALRLLRRIRDFVEVKDDKKITCEIAGSALSKLGIDKMGLNKLDMDYLRFLFNTSGPIGVDTISIALSEDVGNIEETVEPYLIKISFVKRTPRGRVLTDQAKEYLSINSGIC, from the coding sequence ATGAAATCAATATCATGTAGTAAGGAATATTCTGAAGATGTACGCAATTTAAATATCAGGCCTGAGCAACTTGATGATTTTGTCGGGCAAAAAGACTTAATACAAAATTTAAAAGTGTTTATAAACGCTGCACAGACGAGAGCTGAAGCCTTGGATCACGTATTACTCTATGGTCCTCCAGGGCTTGGCAAAACAACTTTAGCACAAATTGTCTCTAAGGAGTTAAGGGTTAGCTTTCGTGCAACTTCTGGTCCGTTGCTCAGTAAAGCTGGGGACTTAGCTGCAGTACTCACTACTTTAAATGCAAAAGATGTCTTATTTATCGACGAAATCCATAGATTAAACCGCAGCATTGAAGAAGTTTTATATACTGCTATGGAAGACTTTTGCCTGGATATATTAGTAGGTGAGGGCCCATCTACACGCACTTTAAGAATAGATTTACCACCATTTACACTGATTGGGGCAACAACGCGGCTTGGACTGCTTTCTGCACCGCTTAGGGATCGTTTTGGCATCCCTTTGCATCTTGAGTTTTATTCTTTCGAGGAACTGGTTGATATTATAAAAAGAGGTGCAAGAGTTCTTTCTGCTGAAATTGAAGAAGATGCTACACGGGAAATTGCCTGCCGTGCGCGTGGTACTCCAAGAATTGCTTTGAGATTACTCAGAAGAATAAGGGATTTTGTTGAAGTAAAAGATGATAAAAAAATTACCTGTGAAATTGCCGGCTCTGCACTATCAAAATTGGGCATAGATAAAATGGGACTAAATAAATTAGATATGGATTATCTGAGATTTTTGTTTAACACCTCAGGACCTATTGGAGTTGACACTATATCTATTGCGCTATCTGAAGATGTTGGCAATATTGAGGAAACAGTAGAACCTTATTTAATCAAAATCAGCTTTGTAAAGCGCACACCAAGAGGACGTGTTTTAACTGATCAAGCGAAGGAATACCTCAGCATCAATTCAGGCATATGTTAG
- a CDS encoding GIY-YIG nuclease family protein yields the protein MKSYYIYILASERNGTLYTGITSNLTKRIWEHKSKAISGFTSKYNVCKLVYFEEFQDINLAISREKLLKSWQRKWKINLIEKTNQEWKDLYDEIVSG from the coding sequence ATGAAAAGTTATTATATTTATATACTTGCAAGTGAACGCAATGGAACCCTATATACAGGTATAACATCAAATTTGACTAAACGAATTTGGGAACACAAAAGCAAAGCCATCTCTGGTTTCACGTCAAAGTACAATGTTTGTAAACTAGTCTATTTTGAAGAATTTCAAGACATAAATTTAGCAATTAGTAGAGAAAAACTCCTGAAAAGTTGGCAGAGAAAATGGAAAATAAACTTAATTGAAAAAACAAATCAAGAATGGAAAGATTTATATGATGAAATTGTATCTGGATGA
- a CDS encoding alpha/beta hydrolase yields the protein MGYCKLLDGSNGHIAYRKLQGKKASIVFFCGFASNMDGTKATAIYKFCQESDVALVLFDYLGHGNSSGDFTNYTISDWQKNCAKVISELTSNKQIIIGSSMGGWLMLLTALQFPEKIAALIGISSAPDFTEDLIFKQLSDKQKEELVSKGVIDFTSGHCTYKITKNLIEDGRKNLLLNKETIDINCPVRLLHSINDKDVPYQVSLNLAEKIKSTDVEVHLIKSAEHNMSDNHSLKILFKTIREFLPEGIYS from the coding sequence ATGGGTTATTGTAAATTACTTGATGGAAGTAATGGTCATATAGCATATCGAAAGCTACAAGGAAAGAAAGCTTCTATAGTTTTTTTTTGTGGATTTGCATCCAATATGGATGGAACTAAAGCAACTGCCATTTACAAATTTTGCCAAGAAAGTGACGTAGCACTTGTGCTCTTTGATTATCTTGGCCATGGTAATTCAAGCGGTGACTTCACTAATTATACAATAAGTGATTGGCAAAAAAATTGTGCTAAAGTGATAAGCGAATTAACTAGCAACAAACAAATAATTATAGGTTCAAGTATGGGAGGATGGCTGATGTTGCTCACTGCCCTTCAATTTCCAGAAAAAATTGCAGCATTAATCGGCATATCGTCTGCTCCTGACTTCACTGAAGATTTAATATTTAAGCAATTGTCAGATAAACAAAAAGAAGAGCTGGTCTCTAAAGGTGTAATAGATTTTACTTCAGGGCATTGTACATACAAAATAACTAAAAATTTGATTGAAGATGGCAGAAAGAACCTTCTTTTAAACAAAGAAACAATAGATATAAATTGTCCTGTGCGCTTGCTGCATAGCATTAATGATAAAGATGTTCCTTATCAAGTTTCATTAAATTTAGCTGAAAAAATCAAATCAACAGACGTTGAAGTACACTTAATAAAATCAGCAGAACACAACATGTCTGATAATCATTCACTGAAAATTTTATTTAAGACCATTAGAGAATTTTTGCCAGAAGGAATATATAGTTGA
- a CDS encoding citrate synthase, producing the protein MDKKALLELSNGLKIELPILSGTIGPDVLNIKDLYKTTGLFTYDPGFVSTASCSSSITFIDGDEGVLKYRGHDIADLAENNSFTAVVYLLLYGELPNSEQHKKFLLKIQESSKVSEQVTNVIKAFPRTAHPMSILIACLANLSASYHEKHGNNINGEDLDFGISAIAQVPAVVAMIYRHINGQKFINANNELSYSENFLKMMFGDAVDNTLFAQALDKIFTLHADHEQNASTATVRLVGSAGSNLFASLSAGIATLWGPAHGGANEAVINMLKEIEQSGDVDRFIEKAKDDKDPFKLMGFGHRVYKSYDPRARILKDACYEILSKLEQNNELLKIAKKLEEIALKDEYFIVRKLYPNVDFYSGIIMNAIGIPSSMFTPIFALARTTGWVAQWYEMINDKETKICRPRQLYLGK; encoded by the coding sequence ATGGATAAAAAAGCATTATTAGAACTAAGTAATGGATTAAAAATTGAGCTACCCATATTAAGTGGAACAATAGGTCCTGACGTGTTGAATATCAAGGATTTATATAAGACGACAGGATTATTCACTTATGATCCGGGGTTTGTTTCCACAGCTTCATGTTCTTCTTCGATTACATTTATTGATGGAGATGAAGGAGTTCTTAAATATAGGGGACATGATATAGCTGATTTGGCAGAGAATAATAGTTTTACTGCTGTGGTTTATTTATTACTCTATGGTGAATTACCCAATTCAGAGCAACACAAAAAATTTCTTCTAAAAATACAAGAATCATCCAAAGTATCAGAGCAAGTTACAAATGTAATCAAAGCATTTCCAAGAACTGCTCACCCTATGTCGATTTTAATTGCATGTCTTGCAAATTTGTCAGCATCTTACCATGAAAAGCATGGCAACAATATCAATGGTGAAGATTTGGATTTTGGAATTTCTGCAATAGCACAAGTTCCTGCAGTTGTTGCAATGATATACAGGCATATCAATGGTCAGAAATTCATAAATGCCAATAATGAATTGAGCTATAGTGAAAATTTCTTAAAGATGATGTTTGGTGATGCTGTTGATAACACCCTTTTTGCACAAGCTCTGGATAAAATATTTACTCTCCATGCCGATCATGAACAGAATGCTTCTACGGCAACTGTCAGATTAGTAGGGTCAGCTGGTTCTAATCTATTTGCAAGCCTTTCTGCAGGAATTGCTACACTTTGGGGTCCAGCACATGGTGGAGCTAATGAGGCAGTTATAAATATGCTGAAGGAGATAGAGCAAAGTGGAGATGTAGATAGATTTATTGAAAAAGCTAAAGATGATAAAGATCCATTTAAACTAATGGGATTTGGACATCGTGTTTATAAAAGTTACGATCCGCGCGCGCGTATATTAAAGGATGCTTGTTATGAGATTCTAAGTAAATTAGAGCAAAATAATGAACTACTTAAAATTGCAAAAAAACTTGAAGAAATAGCTTTAAAGGATGAATATTTCATCGTACGTAAGTTATATCCAAATGTTGATTTTTACTCAGGTATAATAATGAATGCTATCGGTATCCCTTCAAGTATGTTTACACCTATTTTTGCACTTGCAAGAACCACTGGCTGGGTTGCTCAGTGGTATGAAATGATAAACGATAAAGAAACCAAGATTTGTAGGCCAAGGCAGCTCTACCTTGGCAAGTAA
- a CDS encoding recombinase family protein produces the protein MSIITRTGKKCWDRSVIWGMLKNPAYKGQAAFGKTKVGTTYQTTETFL, from the coding sequence ATGTCTATTATAACACGAACAGGAAAAAAGTGCTGGGATAGAAGTGTGATTTGGGGTATGTTAAAAAATCCTGCTTACAAAGGACAAGCGGCTTTTGGTAAAACAAAAGTAGGTACAACATATCAGACCACAGAAACATTCTTGTGA
- the rpsT gene encoding 30S ribosomal protein S20 — translation MANHKSAKKMIKVIAKRTLINKMRKSKTRTAIRKLVDVIKSGDKENVVLAFRDAESNLHKCVSKGVLHRNTAARKISRLNAKVKALMTA, via the coding sequence ATGGCAAATCATAAGAGTGCTAAAAAAATGATAAAGGTAATAGCAAAACGCACTTTAATAAATAAGATGCGGAAAAGTAAAACTCGCACTGCTATTAGAAAATTGGTCGATGTAATCAAGTCTGGTGATAAAGAGAATGTTGTCTTAGCATTTCGGGATGCTGAATCTAATTTACACAAGTGTGTGAGTAAAGGTGTTCTTCATAGAAATACTGCTGCGCGTAAAATAAGTCGCTTAAATGCAAAAGTAAAAGCATTGATGACAGCATAA
- a CDS encoding c-type cytochrome, whose translation MELNKIAASILLSGLIIMMVSNVVDMLYNPEDSKIEHQTIVAASNELQQKIEQVALDIGALMQNASFEKGKSAAKKCIACHSFEKGGMNKVGPNLWNVVGNKKAHLGSSFNYSKALLEKGGKWGYDELFAFLKNPKAYIKGTRMAFAGISNSKEIADLVSYLRQLSDSPVALPK comes from the coding sequence ATGGAGCTTAATAAGATTGCAGCATCGATTTTACTTTCTGGATTAATAATTATGATGGTGAGTAATGTAGTTGATATGCTCTACAACCCAGAGGATTCTAAAATAGAGCACCAAACAATAGTAGCAGCCAGCAATGAGCTTCAGCAAAAAATTGAACAAGTGGCACTTGATATTGGAGCACTCATGCAGAACGCTAGCTTTGAAAAAGGTAAATCAGCAGCAAAAAAATGTATAGCTTGCCATAGTTTTGAGAAAGGTGGAATGAATAAAGTAGGACCAAACTTATGGAACGTGGTTGGAAATAAAAAGGCCCATCTTGGCAGCTCATTCAATTATTCAAAAGCACTACTTGAAAAAGGTGGAAAATGGGGGTATGATGAGCTATTTGCTTTTTTAAAAAATCCAAAAGCCTACATAAAAGGTACACGTATGGCATTTGCAGGCATTTCCAACTCAAAAGAGATTGCAGATCTAGTCAGTTATTTACGCCAATTAAGTGATAGTCCGGTTGCTTTGCCAAAGTAG
- a CDS encoding zinc ribbon domain-containing protein, producing MDEDVFDIAQEQLAENRKIARTRERGAKHSLQVCKRCRYAYYGSPVRNKRGEKIDHYAYYRCIGRDSYRFGGNKICDNKHIRTDALETAVWEEVKHLLKNPNRVLEEYRRRLSELKKSSWDQKSDLLEKQENKLKRGIARLIDSYAQ from the coding sequence GTGGACGAAGATGTATTTGATATAGCTCAAGAACAATTAGCTGAAAATAGAAAAATAGCAAGGACAAGAGAAAGAGGAGCAAAACATTCACTACAAGTATGTAAGCGTTGTCGTTATGCATATTACGGAAGTCCTGTAAGAAATAAGCGAGGAGAAAAAATTGATCATTATGCTTATTATCGTTGTATAGGTAGAGATTCTTACCGTTTTGGTGGTAATAAAATTTGTGATAATAAACACATTCGTACAGATGCATTAGAAACAGCCGTGTGGGAAGAGGTTAAGCATTTATTGAAAAATCCAAATAGGGTTTTGGAAGAATACAGGCGTAGACTTTCAGAGCTTAAAAAATCATCATGGGATCAAAAAAGCGATTTACTAGAGAAACAAGAAAATAAATTAAAACGTGGTATTGCTAGACTTATTGATAGTTATGCTCAATAA
- the ruvA gene encoding Holliday junction branch migration protein RuvA: protein MIGNLSGIVDEVCSDHIILNVNGIGHIVYLSAKTLSACSIGNRVKLLIDTYANGRENVAQLYGFISKEEQQCLRLLVKVSGVSYKTAMSILSKLTPEQLFLAIMNEDKLALKVSGLGPKLINRIITELSGKVSKLEINNNNFHPISEDALSALINLGYERTKAYNMIKKIEDESQNLDTRDIIRMALKTL from the coding sequence ATGATAGGAAATCTAAGCGGAATAGTTGATGAAGTGTGCAGCGATCACATAATCCTGAATGTGAATGGTATTGGCCACATAGTATACCTTTCAGCCAAAACTTTAAGTGCTTGTTCAATCGGAAATAGAGTAAAATTACTTATCGACACTTATGCAAATGGCAGAGAAAACGTTGCTCAGCTATATGGTTTTATAAGTAAAGAAGAACAGCAGTGTCTGCGTTTACTAGTTAAAGTGAGCGGTGTTAGCTATAAAACCGCAATGTCAATTTTGAGTAAACTAACTCCAGAACAGCTGTTTTTGGCAATTATGAATGAGGATAAACTAGCACTTAAGGTGAGTGGACTTGGCCCGAAGCTCATAAATCGAATTATCACTGAGCTGAGTGGCAAAGTAAGTAAATTAGAGATAAATAACAATAATTTTCATCCAATTAGTGAAGATGCCCTTTCAGCTCTGATCAATCTTGGATATGAAAGAACAAAAGCTTATAATATGATAAAAAAAATAGAGGATGAATCACAAAACTTGGACACTAGAGATATTATTCGTATGGCGCTTAAAACACTATGA
- a CDS encoding lysophospholipid acyltransferase family protein: protein MIASLLFNLFLILWEVFYTLITLPVIFFSECVITIFLVCSVKVVLFTLRLLCGIKYEVRGMENIPQQPFIIASKHQSPFETFIFILLFRKAVFILKRELKWIPFIGLHLIALKMIFINRSDGISSIRHIIKLAKMHIKENRSIIIFPEGTRTTINQNIKYQPGIAALYSVLSVPVLPVALNTGLFWPKSILSLRKNPGKAVIEILPPIYPGLNKNEFLQSLEKIIEERSSGLIAEKTDIAN, encoded by the coding sequence GTGATTGCAAGTTTATTGTTTAACTTATTCCTTATATTATGGGAAGTATTCTATACTTTAATTACTCTCCCTGTAATTTTCTTTTCTGAGTGTGTAATAACCATTTTTCTCGTCTGTTCGGTGAAGGTTGTATTATTCACGCTGCGTTTATTATGTGGCATTAAATATGAAGTGAGGGGAATGGAAAACATTCCTCAGCAACCTTTTATCATTGCATCTAAACACCAATCTCCATTTGAAACATTTATTTTTATACTACTATTTAGAAAAGCGGTTTTTATTTTAAAACGTGAATTGAAATGGATTCCATTCATTGGTTTACATCTTATAGCGCTGAAAATGATTTTTATTAACCGTTCAGATGGTATCAGTTCTATACGCCATATAATTAAACTAGCAAAAATGCATATAAAAGAAAATAGAAGCATAATAATATTTCCTGAAGGTACAAGAACAACTATAAACCAAAATATAAAATATCAACCAGGTATTGCTGCTTTATATAGCGTATTATCTGTTCCCGTGTTACCGGTTGCTTTAAACACTGGTTTGTTTTGGCCAAAAAGCATACTTTCTCTGAGAAAAAATCCCGGAAAGGCAGTAATAGAAATATTGCCCCCAATATATCCTGGGTTAAACAAAAATGAATTCTTGCAAAGTTTAGAAAAAATTATTGAAGAGAGAAGCAGTGGATTAATTGCAGAAAAAACTGATATTGCAAATTAA
- a CDS encoding group II intron maturase-specific domain-containing protein: MDNHENVSFTFLGYEFRKRLVRNRKDSSLFVSFTPTVSKESLNKMKKEIRSWKFARRTNLEIEDISRICNPILRGWFNYYGKHHITALDSIIRMFNRKLRKWLQTKYKKLNRHKTKAAKLLERIAKSRPNLFVHWKLSIGLGQ, translated from the coding sequence ATGGATAATCATGAGAATGTGTCATTTACATTTCTTGGATATGAATTTCGAAAAAGACTTGTACGAAATAGAAAAGATAGTAGTCTGTTTGTAAGTTTTACTCCAACTGTAAGTAAAGAAAGCCTGAACAAGATGAAGAAAGAAATTAGAAGCTGGAAATTTGCTAGAAGAACAAACTTGGAAATAGAAGATATATCACGAATATGTAATCCAATCCTGAGAGGGTGGTTTAACTATTACGGGAAGCATCATATAACTGCACTAGATAGCATAATAAGAATGTTTAATAGGAAACTCAGAAAGTGGTTGCAGACAAAGTACAAGAAGCTGAATAGGCATAAGACCAAAGCAGCTAAGTTACTAGAAAGAATCGCAAAGAGTAGACCAAATCTTTTTGTGCACTGGAAATTAAGTATAGGATTAGGGCAATGA
- a CDS encoding tyrosine recombinase produces MKNKQPQNKKENLYVTYYIDALASEKSSTQNTLESYRSDLHQLEKFLLEGSTTLVGASKANIKDYVNFLYTQKKYKSSSISRKISAIRNFYKCLFNDGIIDFNPAPASDNELKNPKVSRPLPKCLSIQEIFSLMETVKKPASGSNKEMSNKRLCAILDILYSSGMRISELINMKLCEVSNLVNSNGKEGYIIIKGKSGRERQIFFNEQALQSLKDYLSVRENLLPNNKKSDWLFPGDKPNKPITRQRIGQLIKELAGKCNIDKNKVSPHVIRHSFATHLLNSGADIVLIQKILGHTNLSTTQIYTHIANEKLKDKLANSHPITQMINN; encoded by the coding sequence ATGAAAAATAAACAACCACAAAATAAAAAAGAGAATCTTTACGTAACGTATTACATAGATGCTTTAGCTTCAGAAAAGTCCTCTACGCAAAATACTTTGGAAAGTTATCGTTCAGATTTACATCAACTTGAAAAGTTTTTATTAGAAGGAAGCACTACCTTAGTTGGTGCAAGTAAAGCTAATATTAAAGATTATGTAAACTTTTTATATACACAAAAAAAATATAAAAGTAGCTCCATATCAAGAAAAATTTCTGCTATAAGAAATTTCTATAAGTGCCTATTTAATGATGGAATAATAGACTTTAACCCAGCACCGGCTAGTGATAATGAATTAAAAAATCCAAAGGTTTCTCGTCCTTTGCCTAAGTGTTTAAGTATTCAAGAAATATTTTCGCTCATGGAAACAGTAAAAAAACCAGCAAGCGGATCAAATAAAGAGATGAGCAATAAAAGGCTATGTGCAATTTTAGATATCCTTTACTCTTCCGGGATGCGTATTTCTGAACTAATTAATATGAAGTTATGTGAAGTATCAAATTTAGTAAACAGTAACGGTAAAGAAGGCTATATAATAATAAAGGGAAAAAGTGGCAGAGAAAGGCAAATCTTTTTTAATGAGCAAGCATTGCAAAGCCTTAAAGATTACTTATCAGTTCGTGAAAATCTGCTCCCTAACAACAAAAAATCTGATTGGCTATTTCCAGGTGATAAACCTAATAAACCAATTACAAGGCAAAGGATTGGTCAATTAATAAAGGAATTAGCAGGAAAGTGCAATATTGATAAAAATAAAGTCTCTCCACATGTGATTAGGCATTCTTTTGCTACCCATCTACTAAATAGCGGAGCAGATATTGTGTTGATACAGAAAATTCTTGGCCATACTAACCTTTCTACAACACAAATATATACTCATATTGCTAACGAAAAGTTAAAGGACAAACTAGCTAATTCGCATCCTATTACTCAGATGATCAATAATTAA
- a CDS encoding P44/Msp2 family outer membrane protein — protein MMSKKTLAVTALALLLSQQSFASEAEGFYFGGGYYGQYLNFGELKAKIGGQDATSANMVSINDRNSQDTKGQLLSKYKGDYNPPFAASVAFGYTGELGNNIYRAELEGMYSSVKVDNIGLTSGQMTISYIESEGKYGSIINHDQIENASIMANVYHHWKSERFSFSPYVGIGIGGTRMTMFEKTSIRPAGQFKAGLDYRINEDVNMHIGYRGFGVIGSSECESETLRGPDLNNGQNKPKGGMGKQIGDNQMSTTIQNSFFHTHGIEAGLTFHFASKA, from the coding sequence ATGATGAGTAAAAAAACGTTAGCAGTTACAGCACTTGCTTTATTGTTGTCACAACAATCCTTTGCAAGTGAAGCAGAAGGGTTTTACTTTGGTGGTGGATATTACGGTCAATATTTGAACTTTGGTGAGTTAAAAGCAAAAATTGGAGGTCAAGATGCTACAAGCGCTAATATGGTGTCTATAAATGATAGGAATTCTCAGGACACAAAAGGTCAGCTACTAAGTAAGTATAAAGGAGATTATAATCCACCTTTTGCTGCAAGTGTAGCATTTGGTTACACAGGAGAACTGGGTAATAATATCTATAGAGCTGAATTGGAAGGGATGTATTCTTCTGTAAAAGTGGATAATATTGGTTTAACAAGCGGCCAAATGACAATATCGTACATAGAAAGTGAAGGTAAATATGGATCAATTATTAATCATGACCAAATTGAAAACGCATCTATAATGGCAAACGTTTATCATCATTGGAAAAGTGAACGTTTCTCTTTTTCTCCTTACGTTGGCATTGGAATTGGTGGAACAAGAATGACGATGTTTGAAAAAACGTCAATAAGACCTGCAGGTCAATTCAAAGCTGGCCTTGATTATCGCATAAACGAAGATGTAAATATGCATATCGGATATAGAGGTTTTGGTGTTATTGGTAGCAGTGAGTGCGAATCAGAAACCTTAAGGGGTCCCGACCTTAATAATGGCCAAAATAAGCCAAAAGGTGGAATGGGTAAACAAATAGGTGATAATCAAATGTCTACTACTATACAGAACAGCTTTTTTCACACACACGGTATAGAAGCTGGTCTTACTTTCCATTTTGCCAGCAAAGCTTAA